In Pyrus communis chromosome 8, drPyrComm1.1, whole genome shotgun sequence, one genomic interval encodes:
- the LOC137742988 gene encoding uncharacterized protein yields MASHSKWESPNHPLYLHHSDQPGAILVPQPLVEDNYNTWVQSMSMALTVKNKLGFVDGTINKPSEDNFEELQQWNRCNNLVKTWLLGSMSKEILGSVINYKDAQQMWTDLQERFSHVNIVQLFHVENEIHDCVQSNMSVSSYFTKLKSLWDERDTLCSIPACSCGTKNEMNSYVETQKTMKFLMGLNESYATVRSNTLLLEPLPRVNKAYALVLRHERQAEVSNGKSTQLETAVFAVKNLSREPTPEDKEMRCGKCNKTNHFTKNCRAHLKCTFCGWKGHTFDFCRKRKAATETESNRLFSSKGNQVSQSNKQETVPNFPFSQEDCKQILQMLNKNKSSFANQVSNPPSHEELSGKTFSFPCKGTRSIWILDSGATDHIVCSPSLLTHSRAVENHTVELPDGSVAKVTHMDKLFSLIILSLKMSYVCRSLG; encoded by the coding sequence ATGGCCTCTCATTCAAAATGGGAAAGTCCCAACCACCCGCTCTATCTCCACCACTCGGATCAACCTGGTGCAATCCTCGTACCACAACCATTGGTGGAAGACAACTACAACACATGGGTTCAATCCATGAGTATGGCCTTAACGGTCAAGAACaaacttggttttgttgatgggACGATCAACAAACCAAGTGAGGATAATTTTGAGGAGCTGCAGCAATGGAATCGCTGCAACAACTTGGTCAAGACATGGCTACTAGGCTCCATGTCAAAGGAGATTTTAGGGAGTGTCATCAACTACAAGGATGCTCAACAAATGTGGACCGATCTGCAGGAGAGGTTCTCACATGTGAATATAGTTCAGCTGTTCCATGTTGAGAACGAGATTCATGATTGCGTCCAAAGCAATATGAGTGTAAGTTCTTACTTCACTAAACTTAAAAGTTTATGGGATGAACGTGATACTTTGTGTTCCATTCCAGCATGCAGTTGTGGAACAAAGAATGAGATGAACTCATATGTTGAAACTCAGAAAACCATGAAGTTCCTTATGGGACTGAACGAATCGTATGCTACGGTTCGAAGCAATACTCTTCTTCTCGAACCACTGCCTAGGGTGAACAAGGCATATGCATTGGTCCTTCGACATGAACGCCAGGCAGAGGTTTCCAATGGAAAAAGCACACAACTAGAAACTGCTGTCTTTGCAGTGAAGAATCTGTCGCGAGAACCTACACCTGAAGACAAGGAGATGCGATGTGGAAAGTGCAATAAAACCAatcacttcaccaaaaattgTCGTGCACATCTCAAGTGCACTTTTTGCGGATGGAAAGGCCATACCTTCGATTTCTGTCGAAAACGGAAAGCAGCCACAGAGACCGAATCCAATCGTCTCTTTTCTTCAAAGGGCAATCAAGTTTCACAAAGTAACAAGCAAGAGACAGTGCCTAATTTCCCGTTCTCTCAGGAGGACTGCAAGCAAATCCTTCAGATGTTGAACAAGAACAAATCATCATTTGCCAATCAAGTCAGTAATCCTCCTAGTCATGAAGAACTTTCAGGTAAAACCTTCTCTTTTCCATGTAAAGGAACCAGAAGTATTTGGATCCTGGACAGTGGTGCCACGGATCACATAGTTTGCAGTCCTAGTCTCCTTACACACTCACGAGCTGTTGAAAATCATACAGTTGAACTGCCAGATGGTTCCGTTGCCAAAGTCACTCACATGGACAAGTTGTTTTCTCTCATAATCTTATCCTTGAAAATGTCCTATGTGTGCCGTTCTTTAGGTTGA